The segment TCACATTAAGAGAACAGACTTTAATATTTTAAGGCCAGAAACATATGCAGACATTTAACCAAGTCAACAGTGCTGTCACATGTGGATTAATAACAATAATGCTGTCCGTAATAGAGGAAACATCTTTTAGCTTATATGTTAAGCTCTTAAAAATGTCCTCtgtataatttatattcatatggttttgaaaaacattcattttcaaGAAATTTTGAAGTTAATGTCAATCAAGTAATTGTACACATCTTAATCTTAATTAAGGTGAGAAATATttgtaatcattattattaattcatctaAATAATTAGATTTTCAGGGATTTAcaacatattatatttttcaactAAAATTAACCTCAATGTGTAAATTAAGAGACAGTCTTTATGATTAAATTTCATCATTTacattaatgtgtatatatatatatatatatataaatctcaatGTAGAAAAGGTGTATTGAAATCCGTCTGATGgcattttgatgtatttttttgataaataaaaattttaattaaattaaataaatgtgttgttttgtttggttaGAGTCACATGGTATTTATCGCTCagacaacaaaaaataattactaaCAATCATTTGCACACATTCCAATTTCCAGAATAAACTATGTAAAATAGGTCGCCATTGAGCTTGTCTGAGTTCATTATGATATGCAAGACAAAAAAACTTTTGAGAGGAGAGGAAATTCACGTTTTCTTGTGAATTTATGATATAGCACTAAACTGTCCATGATGTGAACCACTGGAACCACAGGCATCTGTCATACTATTATCCCTCactaattaagaaattattacaaAATCAGAAAAGATAATAAGAAAATAAGTTAATATAAAGATTTTACTTTAATTGGGAAGCCTCTCtacattgagaagcacctgtattccTCCTGCACCTTTACTgaatagactagaacactttgctatcattaatggaagtgcattagcatggtttaaatcgtatttatatgaccgccatcagttcgtagcagtgaatgaagatgtatcatatcgatcacaagtgcagtattgagtacctcaaggctcagtactagggccgctactcttcacgctttacatgttacccttgggagatatcatcaggaaacatggtgttagctttcactgttatgctgatgatactcagctctatatttcttcgtggcccagtgaaacacaccaatttgaaaaactaatggaatgcatagtcgatataaaaaactggatgacgagtaatttcttactgctaaattctaaaaaaaagtagttgttaattataggacctaaaaactccgcttgtaataacctagaacactgtctaagacttgatggttcctctgtcaattcttcgtcatcagttaggaacctaggtgtgctatttgatcgcaatctttcctcagaaagccacgtttctagcatttgtaaaactgcatttttccaactcaaaaatatatctaaattacggcctatgctctcaatgtcaaatacagaaatgttaatccatgcatttatgacctcaaggttagattattgtaatggtttattgggtggttgttctgcacgcttagtaaacaaactacagctagtccaaaatgcagcagcaagagttcttactagaaccaggaagtatgaccatattagcccggtcctgtcaacactgcactggctccctatcaaacatcgtatagattttaaaatattgcttattacttataaagccctgaatggtttagaacctcagtatttgaatgagctcttgttacattataataaagaccaggacaactagagccccagatacagatcccctgtaaagaccttgtctcagaggagcaccaggacaagaccacaggaaacagatgattcttctgcacaatctgactttgctgcagcctggaattgaactactggtttcgtctggtcagaggagaactggcccccaactgagcctggtttctcccaaggtttctttctccactctgtcaccgatggagtttcggttccttgccgctgtcgcctctggcttgcttagttggggtcacttcatctacagcgatatcgttgacttgattgcaaataaatgcacagagactatttaaactgaacagagatgacttcactgaattcaatgatgaactgcctttaactatcattttgcattattgacacactgttttcctaatgaatgttgttcagttgctttgacgcaatgtattttatttaaagctgatataaataaaggtgacttgacttgactgaatTATGCAGTGATCTCAACCATTTTCGAAATTCAATGATATGTGAAATCAAGCTTGCCAAACTATAAGTGTGAGAAAATATCTGAGCATCAGGACAATTCAAAAGATATCGGAACATCAGCAAGACATACAGAGCTGTGAAATCAAATCTCTAAGCTGTCAAGAGACAGAAAAGATATGATAAATGTATTGTGGGGTCATTACCGTACTGTCTGGCATCAATGCACAGCTGGTTGATGCTGGAGGGCGTTTCAGAGAGGACGCTGATAGTGCGACATGTGTTTGCCATGTTGTAAAAAAAGTAGACAGGAAgcgaagagagagagaacacCAGCAACCAGATCACAACCAGGAAATATGTGATTACAATGAACTGTGGAAGAAATGCATACATATATCAGTttgctgcattttattttaaatgaagagTTCactcaaaaggaaaaaaatgcatttattcatacTCAAAAGAATGCAATTCACCAGATTTAACACAGATGATGACACTTAACTAAACACAGTGCACTGATTTTGAATATACGGAAGTGCAAATGAGATATGAAAGCTGGAAATACTCAGTGTCTTCAAGATCAACATTTTGAAACTTGATAGTCTCTGATAACTATACGTATTGAAATGTGCAATGAGCATATTCTTTCAAATTTCTTCTTTTGCTTAAAGGAAGAAAGGCATACATGTTTGCAACAACATGAGGATGCAACATTTTGTAATGTAGCCAATGCAAAGTGAAACTCGCACTGCACATCACTCACCGTTGTGCTGAGACAGCGCCCACATACTGTACTACGGAATTCTCCAAATGACTGCCGGACTACACTGGTGGTGTAAAAACCTTCAGCCAGCAGGACTATACAGTACAGGAAGAAGAAGGAGGCCAGGCCATAAATGATGTACTGAAAATACTCAATACTacaggagacagagagagagagagagagagagagagagagagagagagagagacgtttgCGAGAAAAAGATGTTAAAATGACTGATCATTCTacacaaaaaaagcattttttattgtGTAGCTTGATATTATGGGTAAATAAAGTGAAAATTGAAATAGATTCATCTGGACTGAACATATATGATGAGAGAGATGCTACTGGCACGCACAGGTACGCTAGGGTGATGTAGTCCTGATGCTCACGGGTGAAGTACTTCTCGATAAGTCTTTCGCTCTCTGTAAGGGCCTGATTTCCACAGCAGCAGAACAGAGCAACGCCAGAGAAACACAGCAGAGTGGCCACCAGAGAGACGTATGGTACTCCTCCCAGACAGCGCATACAGCATTCATAACAACCTGAGATCCACAACAAAAGCATATGAAGGATCAGTTTGTCATTTCTGATGACTTATCATATCTGACGTTTAGAAATTGCACATTGCCACAAGGATGTGTATTAGGCCCTCTGCTGTTTTCCTTATACACGTGGCCACTTCTAGACAAGATGACAATTCTAAATTATCCAAGTTAAAAAATGGCAACCATTATTTGccagggaaaaaaacacacacacaagaaaacacCAAACACCATCATGTTAATACAcaactaaaataataatgttttcatcTCGGGATGCTTGTCCCATGTGTTACTACAGACTTCACCAGCTCCAGTTCGGACCTAGCCTCAACCGCAGATGACGGCAACGATAGACAGACTTACAAGACTGCAATAATATTATGCTTATATTGCAATGACTACAATCATAAGctacatttacttttttaataatgcGTTGAAAGATGTTTCCTGTTTAACGGAGCACATGACTTGTACTATCTAAGAGCTGAATATTTTTATCACATGACATTATTTTGTAGGATGAACTCCGAGGTTTTCCTCTAACACCTCACAACT is part of the Carassius carassius chromosome 33, fCarCar2.1, whole genome shotgun sequence genome and harbors:
- the LOC132114040 gene encoding myelin proteolipid protein-like, which gives rise to MFLHHDPVSLLLEPFEQAIEKTHCFLRLDRVCLQLCSLREQSGTLHTSTALLPTVMGCYECCMRCLGGVPYVSLVATLLCFSGVALFCCCGNQALTESERLIEKYFTREHQDYITLAYLIEYFQYIIYGLASFFFLYCIVLLAEGFYTTSVVRQSFGEFRSTVCGRCLSTTFIVITYFLVVIWLLVFSLSSLPVYFFYNMANTCRTISVLSETPSSINQLCIDARQYGLLPWSAVPGKACGMTLSNVCKTREFLLIYDLFIAAFAGAGMTVLALLTFTVSTTYNSAVLRYLGRKGIGPRC